In a single window of the Dromaius novaehollandiae isolate bDroNov1 chromosome 17, bDroNov1.hap1, whole genome shotgun sequence genome:
- the IQCD gene encoding dynein regulatory complex protein 10 isoform X4, translating into MATGNPAVLQESSQDMKQRNKPLIKGIQTPKKEVIRLDAIRMLDPSRSKLDTHETQRILSVLDETIVKLELSSLIPRIIDSLDRFADMLGPEITNDLMEHQKLSSKMEHLLSSFQEQDTSRAEEQRDCLCLLEQHLKSSVRNILRLLLANPSLCQALKYEVCARQLSAEAFIKAFREFRNFMHERLLTSPLEEKEKIQFMENISLRIKKNTETLTALKAELAATIQSRDEKKKCKAEMEIEKWIQKYDADMGEKQAEYEELYALYSKEKAQVSLLQEKHAVLIQEYSQIEEERRIRQKKKERDLEELTTMTLAATRIQAFWRGYLVRSLFKLKRKKKKKKGKGKNPNK; encoded by the exons ATGGCAACAGGGAATCCAGCTGTGCTCcaagaatcatctcaggacatgAAGCAAAGAAACAAGCCCTTGATAAAAGGCATTCAGACTCCAAAGAAGGAAGTGATCAGGTTAGATGCCATAAGGATGTTAGATCCAAGTCGGTCAAAACTTGATACTCATGAAACCCAAAGAATCCTATCTGTGTTGGATGAGACGATTGTCAAGCTGGAACTGAGCAGTTTGATCCCTCGTATTATTGACTCTCTGGATAGGTTTGCTGATATGCTGGGACCTGAGATCACAAATGACCTGATGGAGCACCAAAAGCTTTCAAGCAAAATGGAGCACCTACTTTCCAGCTTTCAGGAACAGGATACCTCAAGAGCTGAGGAACAGAGGGACTGTCTTTGCTTGCTAGAGCAACATCTGAAAAGTTCTGTTAGAAATATTCTGAGACTCTTGCTGGCCAACCCTTCGCTTTGTCAGGCTCTGAAATACGAAGTCTGTGCAAGACAGTTATCAGCTGAAGCGTTTATCAAAGCCTTTAGGGAGTTCAGGAATTTCATGCATGAGAGACTCCTGACTAGTCCcttagaagagaaagaaaagattcagTTCATGGAAAACATCTCCCTCCGGattaagaaaaacactgaaacactCACAGCTTTAAAGGCAGAACTGGCAGCAACAATCCAGTCTCGAGATGAAAAG AAGAAGTGCAAAGCAGAGATGGAAATTGAGAAGTGGATCCAGAAATATGATGCGGACATGGGGGAAAAACAG GCTGAGTATGAGGAGCTTTATGCTCTCTACTCCAAGGAGAAGGCCCAGgtgtccctgctgcaggagaAACATGCAGTGCTTATCCAGGAGTATTCCCAGATCGAGGAGGAGCGCAGGATACGTCAGAAGAAGAAGGAACGGGATTTGGAGGAGTTGACCACCATGACCCTTGCTGCCACCCGCATCCAGGCCTTCTGGAGGGGATACTTGGTCCGGTCGCTCTTCAAgttgaaaaggaagaagaagaagaagaagggaaagggCAAGAACCCCAACAAATAA
- the IQCD gene encoding dynein regulatory complex protein 10 isoform X2: MATGNPAVLQESSQDMKQRNKPLIKGIQTPKKEVIRLDAIRMLDPSRSKLDTHETQRILSVLDETIVKLELSSLIPRIIDSLDRFADMLGPEITNDLMEHQKLSSKMEHLLSSFQEQDTSRAEEQRDCLCLLEQHLKSSVRNILRLLLANPSLCQALKYEVCARQLSAEAFIKAFREFRNFMHERLLTSPLEEKEKIQFMENISLRIKKNTETLTALKAELAATIQSRDEKIHRKDNLIKDLKNSLQDVANNYKISVLQIMQEGENQQKEELRASQARCARLQEDIQQLRAKLCMLVLEHRESELVLRKKCKAEMEIEKWIQKYDADMGEKQAEYEELYALYSKEKAQVSLLQEKHAVLIQEYSQIEEERRIRQKKKERDLEELTTMTLAATRIQAFWRGYLVRSLFKLKRKKKKKKGKGKNPNK; this comes from the exons ATGGCAACAGGGAATCCAGCTGTGCTCcaagaatcatctcaggacatgAAGCAAAGAAACAAGCCCTTGATAAAAGGCATTCAGACTCCAAAGAAGGAAGTGATCAGGTTAGATGCCATAAGGATGTTAGATCCAAGTCGGTCAAAACTTGATACTCATGAAACCCAAAGAATCCTATCTGTGTTGGATGAGACGATTGTCAAGCTGGAACTGAGCAGTTTGATCCCTCGTATTATTGACTCTCTGGATAGGTTTGCTGATATGCTGGGACCTGAGATCACAAATGACCTGATGGAGCACCAAAAGCTTTCAAGCAAAATGGAGCACCTACTTTCCAGCTTTCAGGAACAGGATACCTCAAGAGCTGAGGAACAGAGGGACTGTCTTTGCTTGCTAGAGCAACATCTGAAAAGTTCTGTTAGAAATATTCTGAGACTCTTGCTGGCCAACCCTTCGCTTTGTCAGGCTCTGAAATACGAAGTCTGTGCAAGACAGTTATCAGCTGAAGCGTTTATCAAAGCCTTTAGGGAGTTCAGGAATTTCATGCATGAGAGACTCCTGACTAGTCCcttagaagagaaagaaaagattcagTTCATGGAAAACATCTCCCTCCGGattaagaaaaacactgaaacactCACAGCTTTAAAGGCAGAACTGGCAGCAACAATCCAGTCTCGAGATGAAAAG ATTCACAGGAAGGACAATCTGATCAAAGATCTCAAAAACTCTTTGCAAGATGTGGCCAACAACTACAAGATCAGTGTCCTGCAGATTATGCAGGAAGGGGAAAACCAGCAAAAAGAGGAGCTGCGAGCTTCTCAGGCCAGGTGTGCTAGGCTACAGGAGGACATTCAGCAGCTAAGAGCAAAACTCTGTATGCTTGTACTGGAGCATCGAGAATCAGAACTGGTTCTCAGAAAG AAGTGCAAAGCAGAGATGGAAATTGAGAAGTGGATCCAGAAATATGATGCGGACATGGGGGAAAAACAG GCTGAGTATGAGGAGCTTTATGCTCTCTACTCCAAGGAGAAGGCCCAGgtgtccctgctgcaggagaAACATGCAGTGCTTATCCAGGAGTATTCCCAGATCGAGGAGGAGCGCAGGATACGTCAGAAGAAGAAGGAACGGGATTTGGAGGAGTTGACCACCATGACCCTTGCTGCCACCCGCATCCAGGCCTTCTGGAGGGGATACTTGGTCCGGTCGCTCTTCAAgttgaaaaggaagaagaagaagaagaagggaaagggCAAGAACCCCAACAAATAA
- the IQCD gene encoding dynein regulatory complex protein 10 isoform X1, whose product MATGNPAVLQESSQDMKQRNKPLIKGIQTPKKEVIRLDAIRMLDPSRSKLDTHETQRILSVLDETIVKLELSSLIPRIIDSLDRFADMLGPEITNDLMEHQKLSSKMEHLLSSFQEQDTSRAEEQRDCLCLLEQHLKSSVRNILRLLLANPSLCQALKYEVCARQLSAEAFIKAFREFRNFMHERLLTSPLEEKEKIQFMENISLRIKKNTETLTALKAELAATIQSRDEKIHRKDNLIKDLKNSLQDVANNYKISVLQIMQEGENQQKEELRASQARCARLQEDIQQLRAKLCMLVLEHRESELVLRKKKCKAEMEIEKWIQKYDADMGEKQAEYEELYALYSKEKAQVSLLQEKHAVLIQEYSQIEEERRIRQKKKERDLEELTTMTLAATRIQAFWRGYLVRSLFKLKRKKKKKKGKGKNPNK is encoded by the exons ATGGCAACAGGGAATCCAGCTGTGCTCcaagaatcatctcaggacatgAAGCAAAGAAACAAGCCCTTGATAAAAGGCATTCAGACTCCAAAGAAGGAAGTGATCAGGTTAGATGCCATAAGGATGTTAGATCCAAGTCGGTCAAAACTTGATACTCATGAAACCCAAAGAATCCTATCTGTGTTGGATGAGACGATTGTCAAGCTGGAACTGAGCAGTTTGATCCCTCGTATTATTGACTCTCTGGATAGGTTTGCTGATATGCTGGGACCTGAGATCACAAATGACCTGATGGAGCACCAAAAGCTTTCAAGCAAAATGGAGCACCTACTTTCCAGCTTTCAGGAACAGGATACCTCAAGAGCTGAGGAACAGAGGGACTGTCTTTGCTTGCTAGAGCAACATCTGAAAAGTTCTGTTAGAAATATTCTGAGACTCTTGCTGGCCAACCCTTCGCTTTGTCAGGCTCTGAAATACGAAGTCTGTGCAAGACAGTTATCAGCTGAAGCGTTTATCAAAGCCTTTAGGGAGTTCAGGAATTTCATGCATGAGAGACTCCTGACTAGTCCcttagaagagaaagaaaagattcagTTCATGGAAAACATCTCCCTCCGGattaagaaaaacactgaaacactCACAGCTTTAAAGGCAGAACTGGCAGCAACAATCCAGTCTCGAGATGAAAAG ATTCACAGGAAGGACAATCTGATCAAAGATCTCAAAAACTCTTTGCAAGATGTGGCCAACAACTACAAGATCAGTGTCCTGCAGATTATGCAGGAAGGGGAAAACCAGCAAAAAGAGGAGCTGCGAGCTTCTCAGGCCAGGTGTGCTAGGCTACAGGAGGACATTCAGCAGCTAAGAGCAAAACTCTGTATGCTTGTACTGGAGCATCGAGAATCAGAACTGGTTCTCAGAAAG AAGAAGTGCAAAGCAGAGATGGAAATTGAGAAGTGGATCCAGAAATATGATGCGGACATGGGGGAAAAACAG GCTGAGTATGAGGAGCTTTATGCTCTCTACTCCAAGGAGAAGGCCCAGgtgtccctgctgcaggagaAACATGCAGTGCTTATCCAGGAGTATTCCCAGATCGAGGAGGAGCGCAGGATACGTCAGAAGAAGAAGGAACGGGATTTGGAGGAGTTGACCACCATGACCCTTGCTGCCACCCGCATCCAGGCCTTCTGGAGGGGATACTTGGTCCGGTCGCTCTTCAAgttgaaaaggaagaagaagaagaagaagggaaagggCAAGAACCCCAACAAATAA
- the IQCD gene encoding dynein regulatory complex protein 10 isoform X3, translated as MATGNPAVLQESSQDMKQRNKPLIKGIQTPKKEVIRLDAIRMLDPSRSKLDTHETQRILSVLDETIVKLELSSLIPRIIDSLDRFADMLGPEITNDLMEHQKLSSKMEHLLSSFQEQDTSRAEEQRDCLCLLEQHLKSSVRNILRLLLANPSLCQALKYEVCARQLSAEAFIKAFREFRNFMHERLLTSPLEEKEKIQFMENISLRIKKNTETLTALKAELAATIQSRDEKIHRKDNLIKDLKNSLQDVANNYKISVLQIMQEGENQQKEELRASQARCARLQEDIQQLRAKLCMLVLEHRESELVLRKKKCKAEMEIEKWIQKYDADMGEKQVSSIRLSMRSFMLSTPRRRPRCPCCRRNMQCLSRSIPRSRRSAGYVRRRRNGIWRS; from the exons ATGGCAACAGGGAATCCAGCTGTGCTCcaagaatcatctcaggacatgAAGCAAAGAAACAAGCCCTTGATAAAAGGCATTCAGACTCCAAAGAAGGAAGTGATCAGGTTAGATGCCATAAGGATGTTAGATCCAAGTCGGTCAAAACTTGATACTCATGAAACCCAAAGAATCCTATCTGTGTTGGATGAGACGATTGTCAAGCTGGAACTGAGCAGTTTGATCCCTCGTATTATTGACTCTCTGGATAGGTTTGCTGATATGCTGGGACCTGAGATCACAAATGACCTGATGGAGCACCAAAAGCTTTCAAGCAAAATGGAGCACCTACTTTCCAGCTTTCAGGAACAGGATACCTCAAGAGCTGAGGAACAGAGGGACTGTCTTTGCTTGCTAGAGCAACATCTGAAAAGTTCTGTTAGAAATATTCTGAGACTCTTGCTGGCCAACCCTTCGCTTTGTCAGGCTCTGAAATACGAAGTCTGTGCAAGACAGTTATCAGCTGAAGCGTTTATCAAAGCCTTTAGGGAGTTCAGGAATTTCATGCATGAGAGACTCCTGACTAGTCCcttagaagagaaagaaaagattcagTTCATGGAAAACATCTCCCTCCGGattaagaaaaacactgaaacactCACAGCTTTAAAGGCAGAACTGGCAGCAACAATCCAGTCTCGAGATGAAAAG ATTCACAGGAAGGACAATCTGATCAAAGATCTCAAAAACTCTTTGCAAGATGTGGCCAACAACTACAAGATCAGTGTCCTGCAGATTATGCAGGAAGGGGAAAACCAGCAAAAAGAGGAGCTGCGAGCTTCTCAGGCCAGGTGTGCTAGGCTACAGGAGGACATTCAGCAGCTAAGAGCAAAACTCTGTATGCTTGTACTGGAGCATCGAGAATCAGAACTGGTTCTCAGAAAG AAGAAGTGCAAAGCAGAGATGGAAATTGAGAAGTGGATCCAGAAATATGATGCGGACATGGGGGAAAAACAGGTATCCTCTATAAG GCTGAGTATGAGGAGCTTTATGCTCTCTACTCCAAGGAGAAGGCCCAGgtgtccctgctgcaggagaAACATGCAGTGCTTATCCAGGAGTATTCCCAGATCGAGGAGGAGCGCAGGATACGTCAGAAGAAGAAGGAACGGGATTTGGAGGAGTTGA